In Primulina huaijiensis isolate GDHJ02 chromosome 6, ASM1229523v2, whole genome shotgun sequence, a single window of DNA contains:
- the LOC140979006 gene encoding uncharacterized protein isoform X1: MMKIDLINVVLPDELIQEIFGHLESKSSRDACSLVCKRWLSLERLSRFAISISSSTPESYIRLLSSVFVNLRSVYIDERRSMSLPVQCGKRRRGIGSSTTTRFGRGSNKNACDSKTGTSCLSDSGLETVGGRFAKLEKLSLIWCSDVTDLGLRSFAEKCKTLKSLDLQGCYIGDEGLAAVGACCSGLNDLNLRFCEGLTDKGLVVLALGSGRTLKSLGVAACANITDVSLEVVGSHCKSLETLSLDSETIHDKGLLAVAKGCPMLKVLKLQCINLTDEALQAVGSFCLSLELLALYSFHKFTDRSLYAIGKGCSRLKNLTLSDCYFLSNEGMHFVAIGCQKLVHVEVNGCHNIGTSGLKSIGKFCSGLSELSLLYCQRIDNDALSEIGNGCKFLQALHLVDCSNIGDFAICCIARGCSNLRKLHIRRCYEVGNKGITAIGQNCKFLSDLSIRFCDSIGNEALISIGEGCPSLQHLNVSGCNQIGDAGIMAISRGCPQLSYLDISVLQKVSDRALIDLGDGCPFLKDIVISHCREITNIGLSYLARSCMLLESCQLVYCPGITETGIATLITSCTRMKKVLVEKWKVSERTKRHAGSIINYLCVDL; this comes from the exons ATGATGAAAATTGATCTGATAAATGTTGTTCTACCGGACGAATTGATACAGGAAATCTTCGGTCACTTGGAGTCGAAGTCGAGCCGCGATGCCTGTTCTCTGGTTTGCAAGCGGTGGCTCAGCCTGGAGCGGCTTAGCCGCTTTGCAATCTCTATCAGCTCCTCCACGCCTGAGTCGTACATCAGGTTGTTGAGCAGCGTATTTGTCAATCTGAGAAGTGTGTATATCGACGAACGCCGCTCCATGTCATTGCCTGTTCAATGT GGGAAAAGACGACGTGGCATTGGCTCTTCTACTACGACCAGGTTTGGCCGTGGGTCTAATAAAAATGCGTGTGATAGCAAGACAGGAACTAGCTGTTTGTCAGACTCTGGGTTGGAAACTGTTGGTGGTCGCTTTGCAAAACTAGAAAAATTGAGCCTTATTTGGTGCTCGGATGTAACAGATTTGGGGCTAAGATCTTTTGCCGAGAAATGTAAAACTCTTAAATCTTTGGATTTACAG GGCTGCTACATCGGAGATGAAGGTTTGGCTGCGGTGGGAGCATGCTGTAGTGGGcttaatgatttaaatttgcGGTTTTGTGAAGGCTTGACTGACAAGGGACTCGTTGTGTTGGCCCTTGGTAGTGGGAGGACTTTGAAATCACTTGGAGTCGCTGCTTGTGCAAATATTACTGATGTCTCATTAGAAGTGGTGGGTTCTCATTGCAAATCTCTTGAAACTCTGTCACTAGACTCAGAAACCATCCATGACAAAGGCTTGCTTGCTGTGGCCAAAGGATGCCCTATGTTGAAAGTTCTGAAACTACAGTGTATAAATCTAACGGATGAGGCTTTACAAGCTGTTGGTTCTTTCTGTTTATCGTTGGAGTTATTGGCCCTATACAGCTTCCACAAATTCACTGACAG GAGCCTGTATGCCATAGGGAAAGGGTGTAGTAGACTGAAAAATCTTACATTGAGCGACTGCTACTTTTTAAGCAACGAGGGTATGCATTTTGTCGCCATTGGTTGCCAAAAACTTGTGCATGTTGAAGTTAATGGCTGTCACAATATCGGAACAAGCGGATTGAAGTCTATTGGAAAATTTTGCAg TGGTCTTTCTGAATTATCCTTGCTGTACTGTCAGAGGATAGACAATGATGCTTTAAGTGAAATTGGTAATGGATGCAAGTTCCTACAAGCTCTTCACTTggtggattgctccaatattgGGGATTTTGCCATATGTTGCATAGCTAGAGGATGTAGCAACTTAAGAAAGCTTCATATTCGCCGATGTTACGAG GTGGGGAACAAAGGGATTACTGCTATTGGTCAGAACTGCAAATTCCTTTCAGATCTCAGTATACGCTTCTGTGATAG CATAGGCAATGAGGCGCTGATTTCAATTGGTGAAGGTTGCCCCTCATTGCAACATTTAAACGTCAGTGGTTGCAACCAAATTGGGGATGCTGGAATAATGGCCATTTCTAGAGGTTGCCCTCAACTCAGCTATCTGGATATAAGCGTTCTTCAG AAAGTGAGCGACAGGGCCTTGATTGACTTAGGCGATGGCTGCCCCTTTCTAAAGGACATAGTGATATCGCATTGTCGAGAAATAACAAACATAGGCCTCAGCTATCTTGCTCGGAGTTGCATGCTACTGGAATCGTGTCAATTGGTTTACTGCCCGGGAATCACAGAAACTGGCATAGCCACACTGATTACAAGCTGTACGAGGATGAAAAAGGTGTTGGTCGAGAAATGGAAGGTTAGTGAACGTACCAAAAGACATGCTGGATCCATCATCAACTACCTCTGCGTCGACCTTTAA
- the LOC140979006 gene encoding uncharacterized protein isoform X2, which produces MEDQINSTLADDELIEIFRHLDSIYSRDACSLVCKRWLYLEGLSRNTVQFGRSGKTDTTIRLFADRFVNIQSVYINETSSSSSTKLGKRRRGIGSSTTTRFGRGSNKNACDSKTGTSCLSDSGLETVGGRFAKLEKLSLIWCSDVTDLGLRSFAEKCKTLKSLDLQGCYIGDEGLAAVGACCSGLNDLNLRFCEGLTDKGLVVLALGSGRTLKSLGVAACANITDVSLEVVGSHCKSLETLSLDSETIHDKGLLAVAKGCPMLKVLKLQCINLTDEALQAVGSFCLSLELLALYSFHKFTDRSLYAIGKGCSRLKNLTLSDCYFLSNEGMHFVAIGCQKLVHVEVNGCHNIGTSGLKSIGKFCSGLSELSLLYCQRIDNDALSEIGNGCKFLQALHLVDCSNIGDFAICCIARGCSNLRKLHIRRCYEVGNKGITAIGQNCKFLSDLSIRFCDSIGNEALISIGEGCPSLQHLNVSGCNQIGDAGIMAISRGCPQLSYLDISVLQKVSDRALIDLGDGCPFLKDIVISHCREITNIGLSYLARSCMLLESCQLVYCPGITETGIATLITSCTRMKKVLVEKWKVSERTKRHAGSIINYLCVDL; this is translated from the exons ATGGAAGATCAGATAAATTCTACATTAGCAGATGATGAACTAATAGAAATTTTCCGACATTTAGATTCAATATATAGCCGTGATGCTTGTTCTCTCGTTTGCAAACGCTGGTTATATCTTGAGGGGCTGAGCCGCAACACTGTCCAGTTTGGTAGATCTGGCAAGACTGACACCACGATCAGGCTGTTTGCCGATCGTTTTGTGAATATCCAAAGTGTGTATATCAATGAGACTTCTAGTTCCAGCTCCACCAAATTG GGGAAAAGACGACGTGGCATTGGCTCTTCTACTACGACCAGGTTTGGCCGTGGGTCTAATAAAAATGCGTGTGATAGCAAGACAGGAACTAGCTGTTTGTCAGACTCTGGGTTGGAAACTGTTGGTGGTCGCTTTGCAAAACTAGAAAAATTGAGCCTTATTTGGTGCTCGGATGTAACAGATTTGGGGCTAAGATCTTTTGCCGAGAAATGTAAAACTCTTAAATCTTTGGATTTACAG GGCTGCTACATCGGAGATGAAGGTTTGGCTGCGGTGGGAGCATGCTGTAGTGGGcttaatgatttaaatttgcGGTTTTGTGAAGGCTTGACTGACAAGGGACTCGTTGTGTTGGCCCTTGGTAGTGGGAGGACTTTGAAATCACTTGGAGTCGCTGCTTGTGCAAATATTACTGATGTCTCATTAGAAGTGGTGGGTTCTCATTGCAAATCTCTTGAAACTCTGTCACTAGACTCAGAAACCATCCATGACAAAGGCTTGCTTGCTGTGGCCAAAGGATGCCCTATGTTGAAAGTTCTGAAACTACAGTGTATAAATCTAACGGATGAGGCTTTACAAGCTGTTGGTTCTTTCTGTTTATCGTTGGAGTTATTGGCCCTATACAGCTTCCACAAATTCACTGACAG GAGCCTGTATGCCATAGGGAAAGGGTGTAGTAGACTGAAAAATCTTACATTGAGCGACTGCTACTTTTTAAGCAACGAGGGTATGCATTTTGTCGCCATTGGTTGCCAAAAACTTGTGCATGTTGAAGTTAATGGCTGTCACAATATCGGAACAAGCGGATTGAAGTCTATTGGAAAATTTTGCAg TGGTCTTTCTGAATTATCCTTGCTGTACTGTCAGAGGATAGACAATGATGCTTTAAGTGAAATTGGTAATGGATGCAAGTTCCTACAAGCTCTTCACTTggtggattgctccaatattgGGGATTTTGCCATATGTTGCATAGCTAGAGGATGTAGCAACTTAAGAAAGCTTCATATTCGCCGATGTTACGAG GTGGGGAACAAAGGGATTACTGCTATTGGTCAGAACTGCAAATTCCTTTCAGATCTCAGTATACGCTTCTGTGATAG CATAGGCAATGAGGCGCTGATTTCAATTGGTGAAGGTTGCCCCTCATTGCAACATTTAAACGTCAGTGGTTGCAACCAAATTGGGGATGCTGGAATAATGGCCATTTCTAGAGGTTGCCCTCAACTCAGCTATCTGGATATAAGCGTTCTTCAG AAAGTGAGCGACAGGGCCTTGATTGACTTAGGCGATGGCTGCCCCTTTCTAAAGGACATAGTGATATCGCATTGTCGAGAAATAACAAACATAGGCCTCAGCTATCTTGCTCGGAGTTGCATGCTACTGGAATCGTGTCAATTGGTTTACTGCCCGGGAATCACAGAAACTGGCATAGCCACACTGATTACAAGCTGTACGAGGATGAAAAAGGTGTTGGTCGAGAAATGGAAGGTTAGTGAACGTACCAAAAGACATGCTGGATCCATCATCAACTACCTCTGCGTCGACCTTTAA
- the LOC140979006 gene encoding uncharacterized protein isoform X3, which yields MYSIYSRDACSLVCKRWLYLEGLSRNTVQFGRSGKTDTTIRLFADRFVNIQSVYINETSSSSSTKLGKRRRGIGSSTTTRFGRGSNKNACDSKTGTSCLSDSGLETVGGRFAKLEKLSLIWCSDVTDLGLRSFAEKCKTLKSLDLQGCYIGDEGLAAVGACCSGLNDLNLRFCEGLTDKGLVVLALGSGRTLKSLGVAACANITDVSLEVVGSHCKSLETLSLDSETIHDKGLLAVAKGCPMLKVLKLQCINLTDEALQAVGSFCLSLELLALYSFHKFTDRSLYAIGKGCSRLKNLTLSDCYFLSNEGMHFVAIGCQKLVHVEVNGCHNIGTSGLKSIGKFCSGLSELSLLYCQRIDNDALSEIGNGCKFLQALHLVDCSNIGDFAICCIARGCSNLRKLHIRRCYEVGNKGITAIGQNCKFLSDLSIRFCDSIGNEALISIGEGCPSLQHLNVSGCNQIGDAGIMAISRGCPQLSYLDISVLQKVSDRALIDLGDGCPFLKDIVISHCREITNIGLSYLARSCMLLESCQLVYCPGITETGIATLITSCTRMKKVLVEKWKVSERTKRHAGSIINYLCVDL from the exons ATGT ATTCAATATATAGCCGTGATGCTTGTTCTCTCGTTTGCAAACGCTGGTTATATCTTGAGGGGCTGAGCCGCAACACTGTCCAGTTTGGTAGATCTGGCAAGACTGACACCACGATCAGGCTGTTTGCCGATCGTTTTGTGAATATCCAAAGTGTGTATATCAATGAGACTTCTAGTTCCAGCTCCACCAAATTG GGGAAAAGACGACGTGGCATTGGCTCTTCTACTACGACCAGGTTTGGCCGTGGGTCTAATAAAAATGCGTGTGATAGCAAGACAGGAACTAGCTGTTTGTCAGACTCTGGGTTGGAAACTGTTGGTGGTCGCTTTGCAAAACTAGAAAAATTGAGCCTTATTTGGTGCTCGGATGTAACAGATTTGGGGCTAAGATCTTTTGCCGAGAAATGTAAAACTCTTAAATCTTTGGATTTACAG GGCTGCTACATCGGAGATGAAGGTTTGGCTGCGGTGGGAGCATGCTGTAGTGGGcttaatgatttaaatttgcGGTTTTGTGAAGGCTTGACTGACAAGGGACTCGTTGTGTTGGCCCTTGGTAGTGGGAGGACTTTGAAATCACTTGGAGTCGCTGCTTGTGCAAATATTACTGATGTCTCATTAGAAGTGGTGGGTTCTCATTGCAAATCTCTTGAAACTCTGTCACTAGACTCAGAAACCATCCATGACAAAGGCTTGCTTGCTGTGGCCAAAGGATGCCCTATGTTGAAAGTTCTGAAACTACAGTGTATAAATCTAACGGATGAGGCTTTACAAGCTGTTGGTTCTTTCTGTTTATCGTTGGAGTTATTGGCCCTATACAGCTTCCACAAATTCACTGACAG GAGCCTGTATGCCATAGGGAAAGGGTGTAGTAGACTGAAAAATCTTACATTGAGCGACTGCTACTTTTTAAGCAACGAGGGTATGCATTTTGTCGCCATTGGTTGCCAAAAACTTGTGCATGTTGAAGTTAATGGCTGTCACAATATCGGAACAAGCGGATTGAAGTCTATTGGAAAATTTTGCAg TGGTCTTTCTGAATTATCCTTGCTGTACTGTCAGAGGATAGACAATGATGCTTTAAGTGAAATTGGTAATGGATGCAAGTTCCTACAAGCTCTTCACTTggtggattgctccaatattgGGGATTTTGCCATATGTTGCATAGCTAGAGGATGTAGCAACTTAAGAAAGCTTCATATTCGCCGATGTTACGAG GTGGGGAACAAAGGGATTACTGCTATTGGTCAGAACTGCAAATTCCTTTCAGATCTCAGTATACGCTTCTGTGATAG CATAGGCAATGAGGCGCTGATTTCAATTGGTGAAGGTTGCCCCTCATTGCAACATTTAAACGTCAGTGGTTGCAACCAAATTGGGGATGCTGGAATAATGGCCATTTCTAGAGGTTGCCCTCAACTCAGCTATCTGGATATAAGCGTTCTTCAG AAAGTGAGCGACAGGGCCTTGATTGACTTAGGCGATGGCTGCCCCTTTCTAAAGGACATAGTGATATCGCATTGTCGAGAAATAACAAACATAGGCCTCAGCTATCTTGCTCGGAGTTGCATGCTACTGGAATCGTGTCAATTGGTTTACTGCCCGGGAATCACAGAAACTGGCATAGCCACACTGATTACAAGCTGTACGAGGATGAAAAAGGTGTTGGTCGAGAAATGGAAGGTTAGTGAACGTACCAAAAGACATGCTGGATCCATCATCAACTACCTCTGCGTCGACCTTTAA